In Banduia mediterranea, the following proteins share a genomic window:
- the accC gene encoding acetyl-CoA carboxylase biotin carboxylase subunit: MIEKVLIANRGEIALRILRACRELGIKTVAVHSSADRDLKHVLLADESVCIGPPAAAKSYLNMAAIISAAEVTQADAIHPGYGFLSENADFAESVERSGFIFIGPRAETIRLMGGKTTAKAEMIAAGVPCVPGSEGVLPDDEAECIDVAQRVGYPVLIKAAAGGGGRGMHVVRSQENLIQSIHMARAEAQAAFRDGSVFLEKYLEVPRHIEIQVLADEHGNVVHLGERDCSMQRRNQKVVEESPAPGITQAQRDHIGKLCTDACKRIGYRGAGTMEFLYDNGEFYFIEMNTRIQVEHPVTEMVTQTDLIKQQLLVAAGEKLTLRQEDLKPRGHAIECRINAEDPRRFVPSPGEIKKYHAAGGPGIRIDSHVYAGYTVPPHYDSMIGKLIAWGETRESAIARMHTALSEMVIDGIQVNIPLQSRIMEDEVFSRGVHHIHYLEEMLKNWE, from the coding sequence ATGATCGAGAAAGTTCTCATCGCCAACCGCGGCGAGATTGCCCTGCGCATCCTGCGAGCCTGCCGCGAACTCGGCATCAAGACCGTGGCCGTGCACTCTTCCGCGGACCGCGACCTCAAGCACGTGTTGCTGGCCGACGAATCGGTGTGCATCGGCCCGCCGGCCGCCGCCAAGTCCTATCTCAACATGGCGGCGATCATCAGCGCCGCCGAAGTCACGCAGGCCGACGCGATTCATCCCGGCTACGGATTCCTGTCCGAAAACGCCGACTTCGCTGAAAGCGTGGAACGTTCGGGCTTCATTTTCATCGGCCCGCGCGCGGAAACGATCCGCCTGATGGGCGGCAAGACCACCGCCAAGGCCGAGATGATCGCGGCCGGTGTGCCCTGCGTTCCGGGCAGCGAAGGTGTGCTTCCCGATGACGAGGCCGAATGCATCGACGTGGCGCAACGCGTCGGCTACCCGGTGCTGATCAAAGCCGCCGCCGGTGGCGGCGGACGCGGCATGCACGTCGTCCGTTCACAGGAAAACCTGATCCAGTCGATACACATGGCGCGTGCCGAAGCGCAGGCGGCATTCCGCGACGGCTCGGTGTTCCTGGAGAAGTATCTGGAAGTGCCGCGCCACATCGAGATTCAGGTACTGGCCGACGAACACGGCAACGTCGTGCATCTGGGCGAGCGCGACTGCTCGATGCAGCGCCGCAACCAGAAGGTCGTCGAGGAATCGCCGGCGCCGGGCATCACCCAGGCGCAGCGTGACCACATCGGCAAGCTGTGCACCGATGCCTGCAAGCGCATCGGCTATCGAGGCGCCGGCACGATGGAGTTCCTGTACGACAACGGCGAGTTCTATTTCATCGAAATGAACACGCGCATCCAGGTCGAGCACCCGGTCACCGAAATGGTGACGCAGACCGACCTGATCAAGCAGCAGTTGCTGGTCGCGGCCGGCGAGAAGCTCACGCTCCGGCAGGAGGATCTCAAGCCGCGCGGTCACGCGATCGAATGTCGAATCAATGCCGAGGACCCGCGCCGCTTCGTGCCCTCACCGGGCGAGATCAAGAAGTATCACGCCGCCGGCGGACCGGGGATTCGCATCGATTCCCATGTCTACGCCGGCTACACGGTACCGCCGCACTACGACTCCATGATCGGCAAGCTGATCGCCTGGGGCGAAACCCGGGAATCGGCGATCGCGCGCATGCATACGGCGCTGTCGGAAATGGTGATCGACGGCATCCAGGTCAACATCCCCCTGCAGTCGCGCATCATGGAGGACGAGGTGTTCAGCCGTGGCGTGCACCACATCCACTACCTCGAAGAGATGCTCAAGAACTGGGAATGA